The Fibrobacter sp. UWP2 genomic sequence TCGGCATTGCTCGGGACGCCGTCTTTGTCAATGGTTAAAACGCCTTTCTCTAAAAGGGCCTTATGATACTTTTTTCGCTCGATAGCAAGCAACGCTTCCATTTTCCAAAGTCTCCTTGATTTGTAGGCCTACCGCCATCGCTACCGGGGGTGGGAACGCATTTCCAATCATTCGACAAGCCGCCGTTTTCCTTGGACCGAAGTCCCAGTTGTCGGGAAAACCTTGTATGCGGGCGATCATTCGAGGGGTGAGTCGAGGCATTCCTTTGAAATCAGGCAACGGAGCTTCGTTCGCTACACTAATGCCGTCAACGCCTAACTCAGCCCATGCTCTGCGAGCGCGAGCGGGCCCCAAATCTGGACCGCCATGCTTTTTTGAACCACCGACGATGGTTGGAGCAATTGTATTGGCATGCGAAATCCATTTGTCGGCATATTTCCATCCATTTGCCTTCATTAAGTCAGCAAGTGTTTGGCCTACACTAGAAGTTTTGTTTGGACATGGAGTTGGATAATGAAATTCTGCTTCTATGTCGTTGCGTATGCCAACAATAATAATGCGCGGGCGCAATTGTGGGACTCCGTAATCAGAAGCGTTCAGGAGTTTTATTTGTACATCGTACCCAAGAGCCCGGATTTTCCTTAAAATCGTTTTTCGATAATCATCGAATTTGGGATCCAAAAAACCTCGAACGTTTTCAAGCATGACTGCTTTGGGATTTATTTCCCTGATCAAACGCAGTGCTTCAGGGAACAAATCTCTTTCGTCGTTTTTTCCGAGTTGTTTTCCGGCTACGGAAAATGGGGGGCATGGAACGCCACCTGCGAGAAGGTCTATTTGGTTATGAAAAGGGATGCCTGAAAAATCCTTCACATCTGAACAGATGACATTCCAGTCTTTTCGATTATTTTTTAAAATGGAACAATAATCGCTTTCATATTCCACAAGGGCGACATGTTCAAAACCTGCCATCGACAAACCGAGAGCTTGTCCTCCCGCTCCTGCACAGATTTCTATACAATTCAAAGCGATATCTCCTGTTTCATGAAGGCCGATTGGTGTACTATCTATTTTAAGCATATAATATAATTCTTTTGTGAATGGAAGTGTGTGGGTAAAGTCAAAAAAAATTGATTCGTCCTCTAGATGCGGTTAAAAAGTGCCTGATTTGTAATATAACAAATCGTTTTGTCACAAAATGACATTTTGCAAAAAAGATAAAATTTTTCGCGTTAGGGATAGTGACCCCTTGGGGCGGCGCTGAGGCGCCGTTTTAGGAGGCGGGCGTCGAGCGAAGCGAATACGGCGCCCCTAAAATATAGCCCGACCGCACATATATGTGTGGGAACGCCCAAAAGACCAATATGCGAAGTGGCTGACTTCTGCGCCCTCGTGAAGGAAAAGTGTGCAAGCCGAGTGTCGCGACAAAATGCTTGCATTTTGGCATGACCGAGGCGCAGCCGCGGACGCCAAAGGCGTCAAATCTACCACGACTTCGGTTTCGACGATATCGTGGTGAAGTTCTCCACCCGCCCGGAAAAGCGCGTGGGTTCTGACGAAATCTGGGACAAGGCTGAAGCCGCCCTCGCCGAAGCCACCAAGCTCGCTGGCCTCGACTACATTTTGAACCCGGGTGAAGGTGCCTTCTATGGCCCGAAGCTCGAATTCACGCTGAAGGATAGCCTCGGTCGTGACTGGCAGTGCGGTACCATCCAGGTGGACTTCAACCTCCCGCAGCGTCTGGGTGCCGAGTATGTCGGCAAGGACAACCAGAAGCACATTCCGGTGATGTTGCACCGCGCAGCAGTTGGTTCCATCGAACGCTTCCTCGGCATTTTGATTGAAGAATTCATGGGCGATTTCCCGCTGTGGCTCGCTCCGGTGCAGGCCCGCGTGCTCCCGATTTCCGAGAAGTTCGTCGACTACGCGAAGCAGGTCGAGAAGGAACTCGTGAACGCCGGCGTCCGCGTGGAAGTGGATGAGTCGAATGAGAAACTTGGCTACAAGATCCGCCAGTGCGAATTGCAGAAGATTCCGTACAAGATTATTGTAGGCGAAAAGGAACAGGCTGAAGGTCTCATCGCTGTCAACAAGAGAAAGGAAGGCGACAAGGGTCAGATGACTGTCGCCCAGTTCCTCGAAATGACCGCTGATGACAGAAAAGTCGTCCGCTAGTCAATAACCGATACTATTTATTAACGTAGGTTCCTTTGAGCCTACGTTTTTTTGTGCGTAAGCGTAAGGAAGGCGATTACCGCCCAAGCCGAGCGTCGCGACGGGGTGCTTGCACACCGGCATGACCGAGGCGAGCGGGAAGGACTCCGTAGGAGTCCCCAAGGGTTCCATGAAGGTTGCCGACTTCCTCAAGATGACGGAAGAAGACCGCAAGGTTGTGCGGTAAAGTTCACTGAGCTTGCCGAAGTGAGCGCCGATTCGGTCGGTTCGGCAGGCTCACCGACCTTAAATTTTAAAACGCAGACTCAAATGAGCCTGCGTTTTTTTAAACGGTCATAAAAACTTACTTCACGACTTCCAGATAAATGCCTTTGGGCAGATTGGGCAATACGCCAGATTCCGAGCGCTTGCCTACGGGCTGGCCCAGCACATTGAAGATGCGGCTACCGGGGCTGCCCATTTTCGCTTTCTGGAGATTCGTAATCAAGGTGGTTTTGCCGTCGCCGATTGTCACCGTGATTTCGAAGGTAACCTGTTTGTTGCCATAAACAACAGCCTGCCGAATGACGAAGGTATCGCCGTCCTTGACCTTGTTCGGCATGTGGCCGATTTTCGTGGTCATGGTCGTGAGATCCACATTGGAGAATACTACGCTGGCGCCGTTCGGGTCCCAGGCGACGATTCCGCCGTCCTTGTCAAACCAATGCCCAGAGCCCTCACCGGTGGTTTCGCTGTTGAGGGCGCCATCGGGTTCCACTCCGTAGAACTGAACTTTGTCTGCAATCTCGCTTTGCTGGACGCCCAGCGCCTTGGCGACATCAGAAGCTTTCAAGTCGAGTGTCACGGGAGCATAGTTGTCGCTAATCGGGAGCGACACGGCAAGAGCCACCTTTTGCACCTGGACTTCGACACTGCTAGAGCTCGACGGAGGCACAACAGAACTTGATGACACGGGCAGTGCGGAGCAGTTCTCCCCAATGCAGAAGGTCACTGTTTCGCCGGGAGTCCCGACATCCGTGAGTTTCAATCCGGTTTTGTCGCCGTTGTACCAGCGGATAGCGGGGTACGCGTCATCCGAAAAACTCGAATAGGTCCCGCTTTTGAAGAAGGCGTTGGCATCGCTTCCCGGACTCGGCCACTGATCGGCGACGTTATCGTTCGACTTGCCGGCGGAATTCGCATGCACGATTCTCAGCTCGAGTTTGTCCGAAGCGGAGTTGCCAGAAATTGAAAAATCGTAATGTTGCATCAGGAGTCCGCTTCCTTTGAGGACTTTGTTGCGCCCGGTGTTCCGCACATACGACCACACCAAACCTTCTTTGTCGGGCCTTGCGGGGTTCTTGTAGCGGTAGCAGAATTCGCCGGGCTTCGTGGTTTCGAGGCTCACGTCATCGCTAGTCACGTCCACAAACGGGATCCAGCCCTGGTCCGCACGGTAGAAGTCGTTTATTGCCACCGGGTTCAAATCGTTCGCGCGGTTCCCCATGGTGCAGTAGTCGCCGTACCAGTAAAGATCCGGCCAGCCAAAAATCATGTGTCCGGATTCATGTACAAAAACGTAAATGGAGAATTTGCCCGGCATATCCGTCATCTGGTGATGCGTGAGCTTGACGCCGTCACGCCTCTCGGAAGACCATCCGGAATGCGGCCAAAGCCCCTGCCCCCACGTTTGCCCGGCGCCGGCATACACGATGTTAATGGCCTCGGTAGTTCCGTCCTTGTCGTTGTCGTAGCGCGAGAAATCCACTTGCGGGTCAAAATACTCAAAGACTTCCTTCATGAGCACATCCGATCCCGAATAGCCTTCCTGGCTTTCGTACCAGGACTTGGGATGCTGCGCGCGGTACCAGCCATAGACTTCGTTTGTCAAATCCAGTTGCCCGTTGGAAACGTCCAAATAGTAGTCGCGGACGGAGCCGTTGCAACCGTCCCTGTTGAAGCCTTCCTTGTTCAGCCAGTCTTTGACCTCGTCTACGGTGACGGGCGCGGTCTTGTCCGAGAAATCCACGAGAAGCGTGAGGCTGTAGATTTTCCCCTTGGGGGCGGCAAAGTGGCTTTTCGTTTGCGTCGCCACCGTCCTGAAAAGGGTGTGCCCATTGCCTACGGGCACATTTCCGCGGCTATTGTCGAACGAGGGCATCGCCTCGGCGGGCCAGGATTCCACACGTTTGCCTTGATATACGATGTCGGCAAAAAGCATGGTTGGGAGTAGCAAAAACAACAGGCTAAAAAGCCGAATTCTAGATCTCATATCCAACTCCATACGTTTTCATCAGTAAAAATATACCGCCCGCCCCCAAAACACAACCTGCAACCCAAAGAATGTGTGTAAAAAACGTTTTTTTTCAAAAAAGTAGTTTGAAACCGAGGACATCTCCGATCAACCTCGAAATATGCTTTCCATAGCAAAATAGTAAGCATTTTCGTAAAAAAGTTCAGTTTTCTACCGTTTCTACTCTACGGGAAACCCCTAAAAATACCTACTTTGTACCCTATGAATTTTGCATAGGCAAGATTTTGCGAAACAGTTAAACAATAACGCGTAAAAGAGTATGAGTCTTAAAATCGTTGTGCTTGCTAAGCAAGTACCTGATACACGAAACGTGGGCCCCGATGCCATGACGGAGCAGGGAACCATCAATCGTGCCGCATTGCCCGCGGTCTTCAACCCCGAAGACCTGAACGCCCTGGAGCAAGCCCTTCGTTTGAAGGACCAGTTCCCGGGTTCCACCATCTCTGTGCTGACGATGGGTCTCCCGAAGTCTGCCGAAGTCGTCCGCGAAGCTCTGTACCGCGGTGCCGACGAAGGTTTCGTGGTGACGGACCGCCCGCTCGGTGGTGCTGACACTCTCGCTACGAGCTACACGCTCGCCCAGGCCGTCAAGAAGATCGGCGACTACGACATCATTCTCGGTGGCCGCCAGGCTATCGACGGCGATACCGCACAGGTCGGTCCGCAGATTGCAGAAAAGCTCGGCCTCACCCAGGTGACCTACGCCGAAGAAATTCTCTCCCTCGACGAAAAGGCCAAGAAGGTCGTGATCCGCCGCCACATCGACGGTGGCGTGGAAACGGTGGAAGCACCGCTCCCGCTGGTCGTGACCGTGAACGGAAGTGCGGCCCCGTGCCGTCCGCGCAACGCAAAGCGCCTCATGAAGTTCAAGAACGCAACCGTGGTTGCCGAACGCAAGCCGGAAGACGCCGAAAAGTACGAAGCCCTCATCGCGAAGAAGCCCTACCTGAACATTCCGCAGTGGGGTGCCGCCGACATCGACGCAGACCCTGCCCAAATCGGCAAGGCCGGTTCGCCGACGAACGTGAAGGCTGTCAAGAACATCGTGTTCAAGGCGAAGGAAAGCCGCACGCTCACCGCAAGCGACGCCGACGTCGAAGGACTTATCAAGGAACTTTTAGACGGGAAGATTATTGGCTAGCCTATGAATAACGTATTTGTATATTGCGAAATTGAGGGCACGACCGTTGTCGATGTTTCCCTCGAACTTTTGTCCAAGGGCCGCAAGCTCGCCAACACGCTCGGCGTTCAGCTCGAATGCATCTGCGCCGGCAAGGGCCTCGACGGAATTGAAAAGCAGGTGTTCCCCTACGGTGTGGACAAGGTCCATGTGTTCGATGCCGAAGGGCTCTTCCCCTACACCACCAACCCGCACGCGTCCCTCGTGGTGAACCTCTTCAAGGAAGAGCAGCCGCAGATTTGCCTGCTCGGTGCAACGGTGATTGGCCGTGACCTCGGCCCGCGCATCTCCAGCGCCATGCACAGCGGCCTTACCGCCGACTGTACCGAACTCGAAATCGACAGCTTCGAAATGAGCATCGGTGGCGTGAAGAAGTTCTACGAAAACCAGCTCTGCCAGATTCGCCCGGCGTTCGGCGGCAACATCGTCGCTACCATCGTGAACCCGGAACACCGCCCGCAGATGGCGACGGTGCGCGAAGGCGTGATGAAGAAGGAAATCGTGGACCCGAACTACAAGGGCGAAGTCATCAAGCACGACGTGGCCAAGTACGTGCCGGAAACGGAATACGTGGTCAAGGTGCTCGAACGCCATGTGGAAAAGGCCAAGCACAACCTCAAGGGCGCACCCATCGTGGTCGCCGGTGGTTACGGCATGGGCTCCAAGGAAAACTTCGACATGCTGTTCGAACTGGCGAAGGAACTCCACGCCGAAGTGGGCGCAAGCCGTGCCGCTATCGACGCGGGCTTTGCCGATCATGACCGCCAGATTGGCCAGACCGGCGTGACGGTTCGCCCGAAGGTGTATATCGCCTGCGGTATCTCCGGCCAGATCCAGCACCTCGCCGGCATGCAGGATTCAGGAATCATCATCTCCGTGAACTCCGACCCCGACGCCCCGATCAACGCTATCGCTGACTACGTGATCAACGGCACCGTCGAAGAGGTCATCCCGAAGATGATCAAGTATTACAAGGCAAACAACAAGTAGGCGTTATGGCGAATTTTTACACAGACCATCCAGAGATTAAGTTCAACCTTGAAAGCTCTCCTTTGATGCAGCGCATCGTGGAGCTCAAGGAAAACGGCTACGCCGACAAGGACAGCTTTGACTATGCGCCGGAAGACTACGCCGACGCGATAGACAGCTACAACCGCGTGCTCGAAGTCGCGGGCGACATCACCGCAAACACCGTGTTCCCGAACTCGGAAGACGTGGACGCCGAAGGCCCCCACTGCGAAGACGGCCGCGTGCGTTACGCGAGCAAGACCTACGAGAACCTGGAAGCCACCCGCAAGGCTGGCCTCAATGGCGTGACCATGCCGCGCCGCTTCGGCGGTCTCAACTTCCCGATTACCGCCTACACGGCCATCAACGAAATGATCGCCTCTGCAGACGCCGGTTTCGAGAACATCTGGTCCCTCCAGGACTGCATCGAGACGCTCTATGAATTTGGCGACGAAGACCAGCGCTCCCGTTTCATTCCGCGCGTGTGCGCCGGCGAAACGATGTCCATGGACTTGACCGAACCCGATGCCGGTTCCGACCTGCAGCGCGTGATGCTCAAGGCCACCTACAGTGAGGCCGACAAGTGCTGGTACCTGAACGGCGTGAAGCGCTTCATCACGAACGGCGACAGCGACATCCACCTGGTGCTCGCCCGCTCCGAAGAAGGCACCCACGACGGCCGCGGCCTTTCGATGTTCATTTACGACAACCGTGAGCACAAAGCGACTCGTATTAACGAGTCGTGTGTGCGAGAGCGAGGCGAAACCATAGGTTCTTCTAGCGATGGAGCCGAGCGGTCGCAAAAAGACGGTGGCGTGAACGTGCGCCGCATCGAGAACAAGCTCGGCATCCACGGAAGCCCGACCTGCGAACTTGTCTACAAGAACGCGAAGGCTGAACTCTGTGGCCGCCGCAAGTTCGGCCTCATCAAGTACGTGATGGCCCTCATGAACGGTGCACGCCTCGGCATTGCCGCACAGTCCGTGGGCATCAGCCAGATGGCTTACAACGAAGCATTGGCATACGCCAAGGACCGCAAGCAGTTCGGCCAGGCCATCGTGAACTTCCCCGCCGTCTATGAAATGATTTCCAACATCAAGGCACGCCTCGACGCAGGCCGCGCACTGTTGTACCAGACAGCCCGCTACGTGGATATCTACAAGGGCCTCGAGGACATCGAGCGCACCCGTAAGCTCACCGACGAGGAGAAGGCTGAACTCAAGCTGTACCAGAAGCTCGCCTCCGCTTGCACGCCTTTGGCCAAGGGCATGAACTCCGAATACGCCAACCTGAACGCCTACGACAGCATCCAGGTGCACGGCGGTTCCGGCTACATGCTCGAATACGCCTGCCAGCGCCTCTACCGCGACGCCCGTATTACTTCGATTTACGAAGGCACGACGCAGCTGCAGACCGTTGCCGCCCTCCCGCACATCACCACCGGCACCTACAGCCAGATGCTCGAGGAACTGGAAGCGGGCGAAGTGGCCGCCGAATACGAGAGCCTCAAGGCCCGCGCGAAGGCCATGGACGCGAAGTTCAACGAAGCCATCGAAACTGTGAAGGCCGCGAACAACAACGAGTTCACCGACCTTTGCAGCCGTCACTTGTACGAACTCGCCGCCAACTGCGTGATGAGCCAGTTGCTCCTCCGCGACGCCACCAAGGCACCTGAACTGTTCGAAAAGAGCATGAAGGTGTACCTGAACCTCGCCGAAGCCGAAGTCGCCAA encodes the following:
- a CDS encoding DNA cytosine methyltransferase, whose translation is MLKIDSTPIGLHETGDIALNCIEICAGAGGQALGLSMAGFEHVALVEYESDYCSILKNNRKDWNVICSDVKDFSGIPFHNQIDLLAGGVPCPPFSVAGKQLGKNDERDLFPEALRLIREINPKAVMLENVRGFLDPKFDDYRKTILRKIRALGYDVQIKLLNASDYGVPQLRPRIIIVGIRNDIEAEFHYPTPCPNKTSSVGQTLADLMKANGWKYADKWISHANTIAPTIVGGSKKHGGPDLGPARARRAWAELGVDGISVANEAPLPDFKGMPRLTPRMIARIQGFPDNWDFGPRKTAACRMIGNAFPPPVAMAVGLQIKETLENGSVACYRAKKVS
- a CDS encoding M6 family metalloprotease domain-containing protein encodes the protein MRSRIRLFSLLFLLLPTMLFADIVYQGKRVESWPAEAMPSFDNSRGNVPVGNGHTLFRTVATQTKSHFAAPKGKIYSLTLLVDFSDKTAPVTVDEVKDWLNKEGFNRDGCNGSVRDYYLDVSNGQLDLTNEVYGWYRAQHPKSWYESQEGYSGSDVLMKEVFEYFDPQVDFSRYDNDKDGTTEAINIVYAGAGQTWGQGLWPHSGWSSERRDGVKLTHHQMTDMPGKFSIYVFVHESGHMIFGWPDLYWYGDYCTMGNRANDLNPVAINDFYRADQGWIPFVDVTSDDVSLETTKPGEFCYRYKNPARPDKEGLVWSYVRNTGRNKVLKGSGLLMQHYDFSISGNSASDKLELRIVHANSAGKSNDNVADQWPSPGSDANAFFKSGTYSSFSDDAYPAIRWYNGDKTGLKLTDVGTPGETVTFCIGENCSALPVSSSSVVPPSSSSSVEVQVQKVALAVSLPISDNYAPVTLDLKASDVAKALGVQQSEIADKVQFYGVEPDGALNSETTGEGSGHWFDKDGGIVAWDPNGASVVFSNVDLTTMTTKIGHMPNKVKDGDTFVIRQAVVYGNKQVTFEITVTIGDGKTTLITNLQKAKMGSPGSRIFNVLGQPVGKRSESGVLPNLPKGIYLEVVK
- a CDS encoding electron transfer flavoprotein subunit beta/FixA family protein, whose translation is MSLKIVVLAKQVPDTRNVGPDAMTEQGTINRAALPAVFNPEDLNALEQALRLKDQFPGSTISVLTMGLPKSAEVVREALYRGADEGFVVTDRPLGGADTLATSYTLAQAVKKIGDYDIILGGRQAIDGDTAQVGPQIAEKLGLTQVTYAEEILSLDEKAKKVVIRRHIDGGVETVEAPLPLVVTVNGSAAPCRPRNAKRLMKFKNATVVAERKPEDAEKYEALIAKKPYLNIPQWGAADIDADPAQIGKAGSPTNVKAVKNIVFKAKESRTLTASDADVEGLIKELLDGKIIG
- a CDS encoding electron transfer flavoprotein subunit alpha/FixB family protein, which codes for MNNVFVYCEIEGTTVVDVSLELLSKGRKLANTLGVQLECICAGKGLDGIEKQVFPYGVDKVHVFDAEGLFPYTTNPHASLVVNLFKEEQPQICLLGATVIGRDLGPRISSAMHSGLTADCTELEIDSFEMSIGGVKKFYENQLCQIRPAFGGNIVATIVNPEHRPQMATVREGVMKKEIVDPNYKGEVIKHDVAKYVPETEYVVKVLERHVEKAKHNLKGAPIVVAGGYGMGSKENFDMLFELAKELHAEVGASRAAIDAGFADHDRQIGQTGVTVRPKVYIACGISGQIQHLAGMQDSGIIISVNSDPDAPINAIADYVINGTVEEVIPKMIKYYKANNK
- a CDS encoding acyl-CoA dehydrogenase family protein; this translates as MANFYTDHPEIKFNLESSPLMQRIVELKENGYADKDSFDYAPEDYADAIDSYNRVLEVAGDITANTVFPNSEDVDAEGPHCEDGRVRYASKTYENLEATRKAGLNGVTMPRRFGGLNFPITAYTAINEMIASADAGFENIWSLQDCIETLYEFGDEDQRSRFIPRVCAGETMSMDLTEPDAGSDLQRVMLKATYSEADKCWYLNGVKRFITNGDSDIHLVLARSEEGTHDGRGLSMFIYDNREHKATRINESCVRERGETIGSSSDGAERSQKDGGVNVRRIENKLGIHGSPTCELVYKNAKAELCGRRKFGLIKYVMALMNGARLGIAAQSVGISQMAYNEALAYAKDRKQFGQAIVNFPAVYEMISNIKARLDAGRALLYQTARYVDIYKGLEDIERTRKLTDEEKAELKLYQKLASACTPLAKGMNSEYANLNAYDSIQVHGGSGYMLEYACQRLYRDARITSIYEGTTQLQTVAALPHITTGTYSQMLEELEAGEVAAEYESLKARAKAMDAKFNEAIETVKAANNNEFTDLCSRHLYELAANCVMSQLLLRDATKAPELFEKSMKVYLNLAEAEVAKHYNFVKNVDVEAMESYRK